The following is a genomic window from Pedobacter sp. KBS0701.
GTTAGGTAATCCGGATTAAGGTATTCCTCGAAAGTATCAAAGCCCAATACAATATCCTGCATTTCGCCTTTGGCATTTTTAACGATGAATTTGTTAATGATCGCACCATAATTGAATATTTTAACATAAGTGCCTTTACTATTGATTAGTTCGATTGCGATAACTTCTTCGCCATCAATAATTTTTCCGGTAGGTATTTGCTGAACGCTCATAAATTGTAACTTAGGGCTTTTGTTTCCTAAACAAACATACTATTATTAATGCTTTTAATAAATATATTTTAGCCAAATGAATATTAACCTTGAGGAAAAATTTGCAGCGCAATATCATAAAAAAGCAGCTGCCCTATATTTTACACCCGGTCGCGTTAACCTCATTGGCGAGCATATTGATTATAATGGCGGTTTAGTAATGCCATGTGCCATTACCCTCGGAACGTGGCTGGCAATTGCGCCTAATAATGATAAGAAATTCAGGTTTAAGAGTCTGAATTTCGAGATGGAAACCACTGTTGAAAGCAATGTTTTAAATGAAAAAGACGGAAGCCAATGGGCCAATTATCCTGTAGGTGTAATTAATGAAATGATCAAAGATGGAAAAGAGATTACCGGATTGGATTTTCTTTTTTATGGGAATATCCCCATTGGATCGGGACTTTCTTCTTCTGCATCAATTGAGATTGCTACGGCGTATGCCTTAAACAATTATTTTAACCTGGGGTATGACCGATTAGAGCTTGTTAAGATTGCCAAAAGGGTGGAGAATGATTTTATTGGCCTAAACTCAGGCATAATGGATCAGTTTGCGGTTGCTTTTGGCGAAAAAAATAAAGCGATTGTTTTAGACTGCGAGACTTTAAAATATAAAATGGTTGATGTTGATCTCGGCAATTATGTGCTGGCCATCATCAATACCAATAAGCCGCGCAAACTGGCAGATTCTAAGTACAATGAACGTGTGGCCGAATGTCAAACAGCCTTAAAGCTATTGAACGAAGAAATTACACTACACTATCTTTGCGAGCTTAATGCAGAAAAATTTGCGTTGCACAGCCATTTAATTACCAGCGAAACCATATTAAACCGCGCTACACATGTAGTGAAAGAAAACGACCGTGTTCATCAGGCTGCAAGGGCTTTAAACAGCGGTAACCTCGAAGAATTTGGCCGGTTAATGTATGCTTCGCATCAATCTTTAAAAAGCTTATACGAAGTAAGTGGAAAAGAGCTGGATACAGTTGTAGATTTCTGTACCGGCTATCAACATGTAATAGGTGCACGAATGACTGGTGCTGGATTTGGCGGCTGTGCCATCGCTTTATTGGAAAAAGGCTTCGAAGAAGATTTTGCCAGGCATTTAACCGATTATTATGTAGCTAAAATTGGTTACCCTGCTGCCATTTACGTTAGCGAAATTAGCAATGGCCCACATTTAATAACAGAGACAAATAAGTAAACACAGATCCAAATATGTTAAAATCGGTGTAATTCATCAATCTGTGTAATCCTTTTAAAAATAATGAGAAAATTAAAGTTAGACGAGTTAAATCGTCCGGATATTGAGGCGTTTAAGGCACAGGAAAAGTTACCTGTTGTAGTGGTTTTGGATAATGTACGCAGCATGCACAATGTAGGTTCAATATTCCGTACCGCTGATGGCTTTGCTTTAGAAAAGGTGATTCTTTGTGGCATAACTGCACAACCACCACATCGCGAAATTGAAAAAACGGCTCTGGGTGCTACGCAATCGGTAGATTGGATTCATTATACAGACACTTTACAGGCTGTTGATGCACTAAGGGATTTAGGATACGAAATTATTGCCATTGAACAGGCAGAGAATAGCACAATGCTAAATACTTTCACACCGGATCCCAATAAAAAATATGCGCTTATTTTCGGGAATGAAGTTGATGGTGTTAGCGATGAGGTAATGGCTAAAATTGATGAGTGCATCGAAATTCCGCAATTTGGGACCAAACATTCTTTTAACATCGTAATTTCTGCCGGGATAGTATTTTGGGATTTCTTTGCTAAATTAAGACTTTAGTATCATTATTTCGACTGAAATGCAACAAAATGGAGAAATCTTTAAACAATGTAAAAAGATTTCTCTCCCAAAAGTTCGGGACTGCTCTCCATCTGATCGAAAATGAAGCGCGATTTTTGAAATCTGTTTACAGCTGAAAAGTCCTACCCTCAACCGCTAGCTCAGTATTTTCGAAAACAGACTGTGCTTCTTCTAAAAGCATTTGTAAGGTTTTGTAACGTGAAGAAAAATGGCCGATGAGTAATTTTTTAGCTCCGCTAATTTTTGCTACTTCTGCTGCCTGAAAAGCGGTTGTGTGATGTGTTTCTTTAGCCCTGTCCAGTAGGTCGTGCATAAAGGTAGCTTCGTGGTATAAGGTATCGCAATCTTTTATCGTAGTAAAGTACCTTTCATCAAATAAAGTATCAGAACAATAGGCATAACACCGTGGCGCATCTGCCGGTATGGTGTAATCTTCACTGCGCAAAATATCGCCATTGGGCAATTCTACATCAATCCCTTTTTTTAAGGCTGTATAATAAGCCATGGGCACTTCGTCTGCTTTATCTTTGATTAGTTTGCGCTGCCTTTTCTTTTGTTGAAAAATAAAACCTGTAGTCGGTATACGGTGATTTAAAACAATGGTTTTGACGATCAGGTCACTGTTTTCGAAAATCTGGGTAGATTGATCGGCTTCAATTGGAAAAAACTCAATAGGATACCTTAAAACGGTATCAGAATATTTAAACTGAATTTCTAAGATTTCAAGTAAAGGCTTGGGACCAAATATCTGTATTGGCTTTATCCTGCCGTTTAAATGCAAGCTTGATAATAATCCAATCAACCCAAAATAATGGTCGCCATGTAAATGACTGATAAAAATATAATCTATCCGGGCGGCCTTAAGGTTAAACTTGGCCAGTTGTTGTTGGGTGCCTTCACCACAGTCGATCAAATAGTATTTTTCGTTACAATTTAAAAGCTGTGCCGATGGATTCCTGTTGTATACAGGTGTTGCAGAACTGCTTCCCAAAATGGTAACTTCAAACTTCATCATGATCAGATATAAAAAGCCCCGTAGATTTTTAGAAACTACGAGGCCAGAATGTTATTTAAATATTTTGTTATTTAGCGCCTCTAAACTCTTTTTCCAACTCATCCATAAAGATGAAATCCGTTGCTTCGTCTAATGTATTAACAAACGTTACAGATTGAAATATGTTTGATAATTCAATAATTGATGCAAGCTCGTCGTTAATTCCCGTTACAATAAATAATCCGCCTGCCGATTTGCAAAGCCTGTCGCCAACTAATAAGCAACTTAAATCCTGTGCATCACTACACTCTGTAACATGACTTAAATCAACAATTATATTCTGAAA
Proteins encoded in this region:
- a CDS encoding RNA methyltransferase; this encodes MRKLKLDELNRPDIEAFKAQEKLPVVVVLDNVRSMHNVGSIFRTADGFALEKVILCGITAQPPHREIEKTALGATQSVDWIHYTDTLQAVDALRDLGYEIIAIEQAENSTMLNTFTPDPNKKYALIFGNEVDGVSDEVMAKIDECIEIPQFGTKHSFNIVISAGIVFWDFFAKLRL
- a CDS encoding STAS domain-containing protein is translated as MKFSVDKHDKYVTLKLEEHKFTNDNAPGLKAEFYLLNAEGFQNIIVDLSHVTECSDAQDLSCLLVGDRLCKSAGGLFIVTGINDELASIIELSNIFQSVTFVNTLDEATDFIFMDELEKEFRGAK
- a CDS encoding galactokinase, with protein sequence MNINLEEKFAAQYHKKAAALYFTPGRVNLIGEHIDYNGGLVMPCAITLGTWLAIAPNNDKKFRFKSLNFEMETTVESNVLNEKDGSQWANYPVGVINEMIKDGKEITGLDFLFYGNIPIGSGLSSSASIEIATAYALNNYFNLGYDRLELVKIAKRVENDFIGLNSGIMDQFAVAFGEKNKAIVLDCETLKYKMVDVDLGNYVLAIINTNKPRKLADSKYNERVAECQTALKLLNEEITLHYLCELNAEKFALHSHLITSETILNRATHVVKENDRVHQAARALNSGNLEEFGRLMYASHQSLKSLYEVSGKELDTVVDFCTGYQHVIGARMTGAGFGGCAIALLEKGFEEDFARHLTDYYVAKIGYPAAIYVSEISNGPHLITETNK
- a CDS encoding ribonuclease Z, producing MKFEVTILGSSSATPVYNRNPSAQLLNCNEKYYLIDCGEGTQQQLAKFNLKAARIDYIFISHLHGDHYFGLIGLLSSLHLNGRIKPIQIFGPKPLLEILEIQFKYSDTVLRYPIEFFPIEADQSTQIFENSDLIVKTIVLNHRIPTTGFIFQQKKRQRKLIKDKADEVPMAYYTALKKGIDVELPNGDILRSEDYTIPADAPRCYAYCSDTLFDERYFTTIKDCDTLYHEATFMHDLLDRAKETHHTTAFQAAEVAKISGAKKLLIGHFSSRYKTLQMLLEEAQSVFENTELAVEGRTFQL